In Antennarius striatus isolate MH-2024 chromosome 20, ASM4005453v1, whole genome shotgun sequence, the genomic window TCCATATCTCTACTATTTTTTATAAATCTTAGCCACCATTCTACAGTAGAGACACACATGAAATGTATCACAACATCCTCCACAAGCCACTGGTGATGCGCGCTGGTGCGTCCAGCACAGCCTGGTCTCTCCTCCAGGGCTTGCTGGAGAAAGATGGCACACAAAGACTGGGCTCCAGGGATGACTTCGTGAGTGTGGTCGTTTTAGCTGCTTGTTCTATTGGTGTTATTTGTGCTGCGGAATTTACCTTGCTTGGGCTCCATCTGGTGGCTGATTTTTATACATCATGTCAGTGCTGGTAATACGTATCAGATGTGTAGTCTTGGATGACTGACTTACTGTTTTGACACTAACTTTCAGCAAAGATGAAATcagattttgtatttgttttctgcttccaGAATGAGATCAGAGCACACAACTTTTTCTCCTCCATCAACTGGGATGATCTTGTACAGAAGAAGATTCCTACCCCATTTACACCAAAAGTGGTAAATAGTTTCTCTTTCTTAGTCATTCCTAGAATAAGAAGACAGCAGATTTATATTAAAGGGTATACagtattgaatttttttcacaattaaCATCCATTAATACTCACGTGACCCATGTTAACGCCCCTCTTTCTCCAATGTTTTACAGAGCTCTTACTCTGACATCTCAAACTTCGATCCTGAGTTCACAGATGAGTCGGTCCCCAACTCCATCTGCTGGTCTCAAGAACATTCCATAGTCAACGCTGGCGTCATGGAGGCTGACGATGTCTTTGTGGGTTTCTCCTATGCGCCACCCTCTGATGACTCTTTCCTGTGAAATATTCCCAATGAGGTTATTCTTTGCCTTAACCATAATATCTTTGTTTAAGTAAAGGGAAGAATTTATATGGATAACTGGTTCTATGAAGCCAAAGCAAGCAGCTGAAGAGTAACTTCGAACAAATTTTTGTTGGAACAAATTGTGTCAGTCTTCAtattttacgtgtgtgtgtgtgtgtgtgtgtgtgtgtgtgtgtgtgtgtgtgtgtgtgtgtgtgtgtgtgtgtttgtgtgtgtgtatatatttttaacatcTATCCTTTTTCATGGTAAAACTTACATTATAAAGCTTTCTACAATAGCCTTTAAATATTCACGGGTGTGCGACTAAACAACACTTCACTTGAGTTTAAAGTGATATGTAATTACTGCACAAAAAATTGTTAAATAGGGACAACTTCAGTGGCCACTGAATAAAACATTGTGATCTATAGTTTTCATTTGTAAAAGGAAATTGTTTTCTTAGTGTGTTTCCAGTACAGTTGGTCTTGCAAACGCAAAGTAAAATGATtttcattggattttttttttatttttaattttctgtcctATGACTTACCCAAGTTGCAGAAATGACAGGTCTTTTGCTATGTAGGCCTATAcacattcacaaaataaaagacatttaaaaaaggtACCCATGGAGTTCCTGTTTATTTGACACTCATGCTGTGTGTTTAGAAATGTACAGATTGCAATAATTCTGTTCACATCCGGATCCTTCACGGTACAGCGGAAGTGCTGCATTCACAACACCTTTAAGCGCGTCAGTCACAACAGTGAATTTCCAACGTCTGAAAATTGGTTGCACGATTAGCCGTATCAAAAGTCAATTATAGCACTATCAATAAAGTTCCAGTAGACCAATGAGCTAACATCTATTATTATTGATATCTTTGcaaattgaatattttttgtcaatgttCGAATGTCTTAATTCCGCTATGGTTTTAAACGCAACACAAGTGTTCGTCACGGGAATTCTAGTGACTTACGTCTCGCGCAGATTAAACATGCTAAATTAGTGGTTTTTTTGCTATTCTGTAAAAATGGCTGACATTTTATCATTGAAGGAGTCAGTTCTGGTATATTTGGACAGAAGTGGCGGCCTATTGAAATTAACCGAAGACTGCAAACCGTTCAATGGTATGTCTTCtgtgtgtaaaatacaaaactCCGTTAGTggcatttctttccttttatttgaGCTAACGTGTAATATTACTGACATTTAAGCTAGTAGCATCACCGCTAACGCGAACCCTTCGTCCCTGCTGTGCAGACCGCCACCACACGGAGGCAGTCTACAGGTTTTGTATCGGCGTGAACCCGTCTGACGTCATAGAGGTGGATCCTGAGTTGGGTGACTGTATTCTCCGTCATCCCATAAAAGCAACCGTGTTGTTTCAGTCTGTGAGTGAAATCTGTGACCCAGCTAACTCTAGAATTAAACTTGAAGGTTTCTTCTATTCATAATTAATTTATTCCCCTTGCAGGTTTGCTTCCTGGCCATCAGGACACTTTCACTTATTGACAAAATACATACAGAAAGTCAGGTATGACTAAATGTTACTATATTTAATCCCCCTGGCCTCTTTAAAGACAATGTTTACATGAAGATTCATATTCTACCACAACTCACACTTTTAAGTCCTAGATGCATGAATGGAAATGTCACTTGATTCTGAACCCAGTCTCGTGACAATGCACCATCTGATCTTTGATTTTGAGGTGAATGTGATTCTGAAGTTGTCACACCTGCCTCCATTCCCTGAGTATACGATGGACCTTTCTAGTTTTCCCCGTGGGTATGGTCCTATGAGGCCTGTGTCCATGGAGGGCCTGGTCATTGCCATGACAAGGGTCACAAAATACACCCAAGGGGCCAGGTTCCTCTGCATTGATGACGACTGTCCCTGCTCTACAGGTACTAAGGGGAAGACACATTTTCTGCTTCAGCATACCACAATCAGTTGGGATTTTACACACCATTAATGTATTTTCAAGTCAAGCAGCAATCAAAGACAAAGGCTCAGAGTAATTGGTTTTATTTCCTGGATGACACCTTTAGGGTTTCACCACATCCGTGTTCATACACCTGGAGCCACTGAGTCAGCTACTGTGGGAGAGAACTTCAGCTGCATGATATGCAGCTCCCCACTGAAAGAGGATGTGAAGTTTAGAGTGTTGGGAGGTGAGAGTTAATATCAGGCATTACTCAAAGCCTCTGTATGTGTTACTGTGTGGAAAAGAAATCTGTATATTGTTGTAATCTGTATGTTTGTGCTGTTGAAGACAAACAGCTTGTGGAGCTGATCCACGTCAAAGCACTCGAAGGTCTCAGTGGCCACCAGCACAGCTCACTAAGGCACCAGTCAGTCACCCTATTTCTGAGAGGTAGGTTTACATAAGACAGGTTCAAAGCTTTAAATCAGGCCAACTTGAGTGTGGCACCCGGCGAGGAATTGAGAGTTTGGTTAAATGTAGTTGCCATAATTTTGTAACATAAAATACAAGAATTAAATCTTAATGCTGTGTTGATAATGTGGCAGGTACAGAAAAATGTGCACTAACAGCAAATATTACAACCCATCACAAGCAACAAGAGTCTctgtaaagcaaaaaaatgtcaaaggttCACATCAGAGTAACTTAATCTTGACTCAACAAATATTACGCAATGAATTTAGAAAATGCAGTGCTCAACTAGTCCTTTAAAGTTCACACCTGTATTACTCATTCAGGCTGTGAacttgtttgtgtcttttggCATCTGCAGGTCTCAGCTGCAGAACACAAGAATTGTTCTTTTCCTTTACAGCCTCACACAATATTAATACAAAATCAGCTGATCTCAATCTGTAGTAGTGTTATTTTGCATACATACCTGTATATTGAGACTGTCCATGGAGCTTTGCATTCAACTCCCGTGTCTGGATGCTGCCTGTCAGCTGAAGTGTCCTTGATCTTACTTGACCAGATTCGGGGATTGCATTTACAAAGAACaaacaagtacagtacagtacttcatATTTAAACCTATTAGCTTTGCCAGGTTTAGAGAATGTTCTCAGTCACATGTTAAAATCTCAAAGGAGATACCAGGCTTCATATTAATATAATCTAaattttacatgaaaatatttgtttgcaaAATCATACATCAATTATATTCTCTCCTAGTCCTGAGTAATGTGGTTAAATGGCCTATATTTACACTCAGTCAGATGCATTGAGGCTTGCCATTAATTTTCTCCGCTTTTCTAAATGAGGCTCACTTTGTAACACAAACTTAGTGGGGGAGAGTTCAAATAAATAGAATTTTGTTCAGCAAGGCACACATAGTGTCTCGAGGTGGGATATTAAGTGTTTCTGTCCCCTCTAATAACATTGTCCACCCCGTACCTCTTAGCACTTAGCAAATCTCAGTGCCAGGATTACCATATTCTGTTGACCCAGTCCTGTGGAGGAATTCAATACACTGGGTTCTTGTTACTAAACATATATGTTAATAAGTGCAAGGAACATTCATTAGTTGGCCGTGCAATTCACACACAGAGAAGTCTTTGTTCTGAAGGGTTCACTGTGCTTCTCTTGGCAGTGGGTTGAAGGTGGCATGCATGtttcttcaataataaattAGCAGCCCAGAACAACCTCTTTGagtgtttttgctttgtttcccCTATTCACCCAGATGAGCTGTGTAACTCAATGAGAATCGGTCAGGTCTACAGGGTGTTGGGGATTCCTGTGCATGTACACCAGTGGCCCAACATTACATGGAGTGTAGAGGCAAATGGTGTCCAACCCTGTGAGCTGGAGCGTAAGGCGTTCAATTTTCTTGTTCTAATCCTGCTGTAAATCGACAGAAGAGCCATTCACTCAGTATACTGTTTCAATGGaacaatgtctttttttttatatcatatttTGTTGCCTTTTTCCACCACCTATCACATCGCTTGGCTCTAATTACAGGTTCCCATAAAGTCAGTGTCGGCTTTCAGGAGCTGCTGAAGGCCACAGCAGGTTCCGCCTGGAGGTTCTCAGCCATTGTGGCCCACTGCTTTGCTTTGGATGTAGTTCCTCCAGGATTCTATAACACCTTAAAGTTGGGCTTGTTGCTGAGCTTGGTGCAGAGTGGAGCAGATGCAAAAGACATATTTCGCAACCTGGATCTCCTAGTTGTCACCACTGACACTCTCATACCAGACAGGTCTGTATGTACCAAccttgcacatgcacacacattaagATGTAATCCTCTTCATTACCAATCACCCATGTGCTTGTGTTAGGCTAATGTCGTTCAGCCTAAATTTGGCGAGTCGTGGGGTCAGGCATCAGGCCCCTGGGGAGATGTTTGCAACACTGTCTCGGGACGAACATGGGGCAGGCACCGCTAACATCCATGCTGGCTCTGCCCTGCTAGCCACTGGTGGTATATGCATGTTGGGAGATCTGGGCTGCTACAAAAAGGAAAAGTTGGATGCCATTCAGTCAGGTTAGAACACTGAAAATGACAATGACATTAGTAATAAAGAGTGTGGCTAAGTTAATACAGCTGTTTTATTCTGCTTTTTTGTCAGCCCTGGAGAGCTGCACAGTGTCACTGTTCATCCCAGGGAAGAAGTACGGTGAGGATTCTGACCAGCAGCTTTTCCTCCCTCTCCAGTGCAGCTTCTGGGCCCTCACGGATGCATCTCGACGGACGGGGAGGGCAGAGTGTGCTGTACTAGGAGCAGCAGTGGGTTCACTCACAACAAACGGTTTTGTTATCTGTATGTTTATTAGTAAACTATGGTCTggaaaaaacaagcatttttaTGTCTCATACAGTGCATGGAATGTTGCACTGACACTCAGATTTCAATGGAAAGCAGACAAACCCAGAAAATTTTATCAGTTCTTTCTGATTTATGATTCAAGGATAGATTTACTACATCACCAGTTAAATCAAAGTTGTCTCTTTGTGAACAGGAAATGGGTGCAGTTCCAGTTAAATTGGGAGATGCCTTTGGCCTGGTTATTCAGTGTAAGGACATAGGTCAGCATGGCCAACTTGCCCAGACAGTCCACACCCTCCAACAAGCAGTGCACCCTGAAAAACCCCTCTACTCATCCTGCTGGGAGTTTTCCACTCAAGATTACCAGGAGGTTGACAAACTCAGTCTCCAAAATCTGCCGTGATGCTAGCATTTAAACAAGGGCATTAAACTGCAATTTCACTGTTTTCTAGCTGGTAGCCCATGCACGAAGTTTGAAAGTGGAAATTAGCGCcagtgcagagaaattaatccacggtTACTACATGGCAAGCCGCAGAGTCCGAACACAGAATGAGGGTGTCAAGATGTCTGTGACCTCCATCAAACTACTGTAAGGATTCTCCTACAGTCAACGTGTCGGTATCACATTACTCCCCGATTATGAACCTCACTATCTAGTGTAGTACCAGTATCGTCCACTAGATGGACAACTGCCGTCAAACTACACTGGCCATTTTTCATTTGGTTATGACAAATGTTTACAGGTCATTTCCACTGTGGTGACAAACTTCgtataaaagaaaaacttaaatCTCTTCAGCTTCCACAAAAAGAGccccattttaaattttaaaaatggcatATTCGGAGTTCTGCTTTGAATCATTGTTGCCCACTATATCTACTGTTAATTATTCCAAAAAATATACTTGGTGTTTATCTGTTAAAGGATTTCTTTGGCTGAAGCTCACTGCAGGTTAAGTCTCAGAACACGTGTGTTGGAAGAAGATGCTGTGATCGCTGTAATCCTCTGTGAAAACTCAGTCACTCTGAGACATGGTATTTAACACATTTACAGCACTTGAGAAATTATGCCCTCCTGTTCATACAAATTTACAGCTATATGTTCAGTTACATGTGACCATTTGTTTTAATACTATTATCTACAGACGTTTACACACAGAGCTGACGAATAAATCCACTTTAGCACTGAGGTTTTCTTCAGGTTTTTGTTCATGATATGGATATTCCATGctgatattttatataaaataaacgCCAAGGGCCTTCCTGATCTTTCCATAGGGGCCTCTGCACTTGTGATTCCACCAGACGCCTTGTTTCTTTGCAACGTGGGAGACCTTGATGGTTTGCACAGAAGAGACACGACCCTAGATGAGCTCCACCAGAATATCTTACGATTCATCTATGCGTACGCGCCAGGAGCAGATTCATACATCACTGAAGAATAAGACCTtgataaaaaagttttaaaagatACAGGTAGGCAAGATAAAATCATCAATATATGCAATTAGACCACTGGTGttgcttttttgttctttctgacGTGTAAATCTATTCATTCAAAGCAGGCCAACAAATCCACTGTgaactttacattttaaatgcacAAGAAAACCAAAGTCAAGAAAGTATTCATTTCAAATACACTTTATTaggttttaaagaaaaatccaaAGTGTTGATGTTGAAATCACCAAGCTGCgtaaaatttaacatttttcaacatgttgGGTTCTATACTTACTCGTACTTTCAAAAGAAATCCCGAAAAGTCTGATCAGCCTCTGCAACACTGACAAATAATACTGAGTGAGTATATCAGCATGGGAAAACTGATTTGTAACACAACTTTGTCTTTTAGTTCAGTTAAGTCACATTTTCAGCAGCCCATGTTGGTCAGATGGGTAAACGGCAAAAAGGTGAACTCATCATTACAATTTTAGTCAGGACATAAAGTAATGATCATTGATCATTCGAGACAGAAATTAATGTTTAGTTTGGGATTTACTTACCAGACATCAACATCAGTCAGCCGCAGCTCCAACTGCTTCTCTGTAAGGTAGCGTGTTAACCAGGTTCAGTATTTGGCATTCCACAAGTAAAATGGACATCCCATCTGCACACACTTTTACTACCTCCactcctaaccccccccccccatccacatcCAGTTTAGttttttgaacaaaaaataaatctgactgATCTAATTGTGCTGGTGATTCAGTGAGTCACAGTTTCACCATCTTATTGTCCTGATGGGTAAACGGCaaaaatgtgatgtcatcattaatACCAAGCAGGAATGACCTATAGCCTTAACTATAGAACAACCAGAACACTATTGATCCCTGagggggaaattgcttttttttttttgcagttgcaCGCTCCAGAAAGTATGAATTTACAGACCCATATTCAGGACTCACCTCATGGTTAATGGTGTGGATTTTATTAATCTGTTGTTTGCAGTGATAATCTGACACCTGAAATAAGAAAACAGGTTATAAGTACAGAAATTTCTCTTGTAATTtgccgtttttcttttttttagatcaatCCAAATCTAACTCAATACCTGTAACTTCAAGTTGAAACATTATCCCACCAGACCCATAAAGGCTGTCAGAGACTTTACCAATCACAAATAATTACTCTCTGGAGTGATCCATTGATTTTCAGCCTGCATATATAAGATGTACTGAAGACATAGCCAATATAGCCAGAACGGATGACTGATCACCTGAAGGTCAAAGGGTACAGTGTAACACAGCTTGGGAGCACAGCCAACATCATATGTTTGAGGATGGGTTCAACAGCAGGTCACGACCTCTGCCATGACCTTACGTTCTCAGAGGTAGCAAAGATGACTTTCCCCAGTGAAATAATGGGAGAGGGTAATTCCCTGATCAGCAGCTCTTCTACTGACCCCCAGCACAACTAAGTATGACCAAGGCTGGTAGAAGGTGCGTGACAGAGGGCGTCTTAGTTCACTCTGAACTGTCCAGAATGATTTATTGCCTTTCTTCCATTCGGAATGAGATCTGTAGGCCACCGATTGCTATAGAGAACCCTCAGAGAGGTTACAAATAATGTGTATTACTGCAGTCATGTCACGTGTTATTGCATGGTTAACATATTTGTCAACGGGCAACAcgaaacattttaattatgaaAAGCTGTGTACGGACTAGCAGGCCCTACAAATCAATCCACGTGCGTTTCCCGCAATTCATTACGACCTGGAGAAACGTTTATGTGTTAAACTTGAGCTATCATATAGTTTATAAGGTTCATTAACCATGAAGATATATTGTATGCTTGGTTTAGGCTTTTGTGAAGACTTATTCAGTACAGTATACGTGTCGCGAACGCTTTCCCCTCCCACGTGGCAGTCAGTCGAGCATGCGGTTAGCTAACGAGGAAAGCCAACTATGAATCCACTTGGAAACACGTTCAAATACCTAAAACATACATCTGTAGGAAGATATAAATGGTTTATATTTGCCTACCTTCGCAGATGAAGACTAAATATGAAGAGTTGATGCGTAGCGGAGGAGCAGTGGCGGGCTCCGCTCACTCCGCAAGCTTGAGCCCAGAGGACGGACTTCCGGGTCCGCGTGCTTTAAGAGAGCGACAGAGCTGCGCGTCACAGCTGCGCAGTTCCTGTCCGAGCGCAGCTGCTTGTCAGCGGGAACTGCGTTCTGTTCCGATCACTCTCGTTTTCAAGCGACAAAATTGCTAACTAATGtgttatttcaattttattacCGAAGCTACGGCGTTTGGTACAAATTAGTGAATTGTTGTGGTGATTCTCgtattaactttatttttgtaaagtcaCAAGTGAAATTGTTTGTATCTTTAGAATTGAAAGACATCTTAAT contains:
- the mcmdc2 gene encoding minichromosome maintenance domain-containing protein 2, translated to MADILSLKESVLVYLDRSGGLLKLTEDCKPFNDRHHTEAVYRFCIGVNPSDVIEVDPELGDCILRHPIKATVLFQSVCFLAIRTLSLIDKIHTESQVNVILKLSHLPPFPEYTMDLSSFPRGYGPMRPVSMEGLVIAMTRVTKYTQGARFLCIDDDCPCSTGFHHIRVHTPGATESATVGENFSCMICSSPLKEDVKFRVLGDKQLVELIHVKALEGLSGHQHSSLRHQSVTLFLRDELCNSMRIGQVYRVLGIPVHVHQWPNITWSVEANGVQPCELERSHKVSVGFQELLKATAGSAWRFSAIVAHCFALDVVPPGFYNTLKLGLLLSLVQSGADAKDIFRNLDLLVVTTDTLIPDRLMSFSLNLASRGVRHQAPGEMFATLSRDEHGAGTANIHAGSALLATGGICMLGDLGCYKKEKLDAIQSALESCTVSLFIPGKKYGEDSDQQLFLPLQCSFWALTDASRRTGRAECAVLGAAEMGAVPVKLGDAFGLVIQCKDIGQHGQLAQTVHTLQQAVHPEKPLYSSCWEFSTQDYQELVAHARSLKVEISASAEKLIHGYYMASRRVRTQNEGVKMSVTSIKLLISLAEAHCRLSLRTRVLEEDAVIAVILCENSVTLRHGASALVIPPDALFLCNVGDLDGLHRRDTTLDELHQNILRFIYAYAPGADSYITEE